From one Hirundo rustica isolate bHirRus1 chromosome 8, bHirRus1.pri.v3, whole genome shotgun sequence genomic stretch:
- the LOC120755732 gene encoding lipase member M-like, which translates to MWLFIAILFLVRAPASSEDATEQKKALNPEALMNVSQIICHRGYPSEEYEVLTRDGYYIHLNRIPHGRQKLKNRGAKPVVFLQHGIFGEGSHWVENLANNSLGFILADSGYDVWLGNSRGTSWSRRHQHFSADQVEFWDFSFHEMAMYDLPAAIDFVLQKTGQKQLHYIGYSQGCTTAFIAFSSMPELAQKVKMFFALAPVVAPKHARSPLMKMQLLLDNKLKMIPLLLGRTDASLRIRKLWRFLPELCRHTLLRRPCANLLFLLGGYNEKNLNMTRLDVYTSHYPDGTSVRNIIHWAQVINSGEFKAFDYGSENPARYHQDTPPLYRVEEMPVPTAVWSGGQDWASDKRDVLLLLPRITHLITYTHIPDWNHWDFVWGLDAPGRLYSSILKLMEGSR; encoded by the exons ATGTGGCTGTTCATTGCAATCCTGTTTCTCGTACGAGCGCCCGCCAGCTCTGAAGATGCCACCGAGCAGAAAAAGGCTCTAAATCCCGAGGCTCTCATGAACGTT agccAAATCATCTGCCACAGAGGGTACCCCAGTGAGGAGTATGAAGTCCTGACTCGTGATGGCTACTACATCCACCTGAACAGAATTCCCCACGGGAGACAAAAGCTTAAGAACAGAG GGGCCAAGCCAGTCGTGTTTCTCCAGCACGGGATATTTGGAGAAGGCAGCCACTGGGTGGAAAACCTGGCTAACAACAGCCTTGGCTTCATACTAGCAGATTCTGGCTATGACGTGTGGCTGGGAAACAGCCGGGGGACGAGCTGGTCCCGGAGACACCAGCACTTTTCAGCTGACCAGGTGGAATTCTGGGATTTCAG CTTCCACGAGATGGCAATGTACGACCTCCCAGCTGCCATCGACTTTGTGCTGCAGAAAACGGGGCAGAAGCAGCTCCACTACATCGGCTACTCCCAGGGCTGCACAACTG caTTTATTGCATTTTCATCCATGCCTGAACTGGCTCAGAAAGTCAAGATGTTCTTTGCCCTGGCTCCAGTAGTGGCACCCAAGCATGCCAGAAGTCCACTCATGAAGATGCAGCTCCTTCTGGACAACAAGCTCAAGATGATTCCG CTGCTGCTCGGCAGAACGGACGCGTCCCTGCGGATAAGGAAGCTGTGGCGGTTTCTCCCGGAGCTGTGCAGGCACACGCTGCTGCGCAGGCCCTGTGCCaacctcctcttcctgctgggtGGCTACAATGAGAAGAACCTCAACATG ACACGGCTGGATGTGTACACATCCCACTATCCAGATGGCACGTCTGTCAGAAACATCATCCACTGGGCTCAG GTGATAAATTCTGGAGAATTCAAAGCCTTTGACTATGGCAGTGAGAACCCAGCCAGGTACCACCAG GACACACCACCCTTGTACCGCGTGGAGGAGATGCCAGTGCCCACCGCAGTGTGGTCAGGAGGGCAGGACTGGGCATCTGACAAAAGGGAcgtcctcctgctgctgccccgcATCACCCACCTCATCACCTACACCCACATTCCTGACTGGAACCACTGGGACTTTGTCTGGGGCCTGGATGCCCCTGGGCGCCTCTACAGCAGCATCCTGAAGCTGATGGAGGGGTCCCGGTAG